Below is a genomic region from Salvelinus fontinalis isolate EN_2023a chromosome 2, ASM2944872v1, whole genome shotgun sequence.
taccacgttcatctgtacaagcaatagtacgcaagtataaacaccatgggaccacgcaggcgtcatactgctcaggaagaagacacgttctgtctcctagagatgaacgtactttgtgcaaatcaatcccagaacaacagcaaaggaccttgtgaagatgctggaggaaacaggcacaaagtatctatatccacagtaaaactagtgcTATATCGATATAActtgaaaggcctctcagcaaggaagaagcataaaaaagccagactacggtttgcaactgcacatgaggacaaagatcgtactttttggagaaatgtcatctggtctggtgaaacaaaaatagaactgtttggccataatggccatcgttatgtttggaggaaaaagggggagccttgcaagccgaagaacaccatcccatccgtgaagcacgggagaggcagcatcatgttgtgggggtgctttgctgcaggagggactggtgcacttcacaaaatagacggcatcatgaggtaggaacattgaagcaacatctcaagacatcagtcaggaatttaaagcttggtcgcaaatgggtcttcaaaatggacaatgaccccaagcatacatccaaagttgtggcaaaatggcttaaggacaacaaagtcaaggtattggagtggctatcacaaagccctgacctcaatcccatagaaaatgtgtgggcagaactgaaataaCGTTTGCATGCAAGGAGGTCGACAAAccttactcagttacaccatctctgtcaggaggaataggccaaaattcacccaacttattgtgggaagcttgtggaaggctacccgaaacgtttgacccaagttaaacaatttaaaggcaatgctaccaaatactaattgagtgtatgtcaacttctgacccactgggaatgtgatgaaagacataaaagcttaaataaataattctctactattattctgacatttcacattcttaaaataaagtggtgatcctaactgacctaagatagggaaagttttactaggattaaatgtcaggaattgtgaaaaactgagtttaaatgtatttggctgaggtgtatgtaaacttctgacttcaactgtacattcgaATTAATTTAAtatatcgcccagctctaattTTAAGTTTGGGCATGCTCCTGCAGATATGGAATGGGTATCTGTGTATGCTGAATGTGTAAGTTGCAACAGGACTTTTGTGtccacaaggtgtgtgtgtgcatgtgtgaaagagagagaaacagtaccTTTGTTGAGAACCAAATTCATGTTTTTATCTTTTCAGGTGCTGGAAGCACACAAACACGGCTTTGGTCCCACAGTAGGATACGAACTCAACCCCTGGTTAGTTCGTCTAGCTAACTTCCACGCATGGAGAGCAGGCCATTATGGGAAGGTGTCGTATCGGCAGGAAGACCTCTGGAAGGTGTGAAACAGGCAGATATTATGTGTCTTTTTCCCAACCCCAAACCAACTGCTAGCTTCTTTACTTCAGATCTAAGAGGATTGGATCGGTAAACAATATGGCCAATAGCTTAATCTTGCACTCTGATAGGCTTGTTGGAATTTTCAgcatattgcttacacctatccaattATTTAAAAACTACATACATGTCCAGGGGgcaggggctaggggttgattaaGTTTTGAGTTGAGTTCACATGTTTGGTTCTTGGTAAAAATGTATCCACATATTTTATACCTTTTTCACTATTATTAGTTCCACAAAGAGTTACTACTAGTTGTTTTACCAAGCCTTATTGTTAGGGCCCGGAGTTTTTCCAGATTAGGTTAGGAAAAACACAGGACCCTACTTACTGTAGTGTCTTGGTTACTACTCTTATTTGTTTTTGGTCACTGTTTGTGTTGCTTTGTTCAGTTACATTCAAAGAGGACATGTTTACATGGTAAAAATACAAttatgataaaaataaataaaatgtggcTAATAGATAGGTTGATTTTTTGAttgtgatatttgcatttctCATTCCAGGTGGACCTTACTGAGTGTAAGAATGTTACTGTGTTTTTGGCCCCCAGCGTGGTAAGTCTTTTTGCATTGGCACACATTATTAATTAATGTGTGCAGACGATACGGATACTCAGCCATAGCGGTCAAACCATTTGCTCAGTAAGTTGGGGCATGGTGCCACTGGTGACGAGGttgagggttcaattcccatatcATCTGGCTTCTCACTGCTGGAACAAAAACACCTGTTAGCTAGCTATAAATGAATAGACAGCTGCAAGCCAACTGATTTGAAAAACAGACAGCTGGAtgaatatgtgtgtatgtgtctgcctAGCTCTCTTTACTGCAGGAGAAGATGGAGGCTGAGCTTCCAGATGACGCCCTGGTAGTAGCCGGTAGGTTTCCCTTCACTGAGTGGACTCCATGCAGGATTGAAGGAGATGGTGTAGACAGAGCTTGGGCCTATACCATGCAGGCCCAAAGACTGCCAGCAGGGAGTGCTATGCTACCTGTACCTAAAGAGTTGAAATCACCAGTTTGAACTGAAAGTGAGAGAACCAAGTAACTGATTGGACCAGGAAGACATGAGCATGAGACATAAGCATGAGAGTTTGTATGATGGAAGAAACCATTGGGAGTCTGAGGAGAAGGGACAAACCATTTTCATCTACATGGGTTGACACAAGTAGCTGACTGAGACCCACTCCTCAGTGTTGAGTTGGTAGTTAGGGGCCTTTTCTGGATTTTCTCAATTCCTtgcctctgttctctcctcgccTTCTGAAAACAACAGCTGTTTCAAAGGGTGTGTGGTTGATTTCAAAACTCTTCGTGGTAGGAATTGAGAAAAGACCAGGGAGTGAGATGCCGTCTGAGTATATGAACCTGTCAACAGATAAACTACCAAGCACATGGTACAATCCAGACATCTTTAAAAACcataccttttccacattttgttacgttacagccttattctaaaatggatgaaataaaaacaTGTCCTCCTCaaactacacacagtaccccataaagaaaaagcaaaaacaggttttagaaattttagcaaatgtattcaaaataaaaaccaGATACCTTAtcaacataagtattcagtccctttgctAGGAAActttaaattgagctcaggtgcatcttgtgtccattgatcatccctgagatgtttctacatcttgattggagtctacctgtggcaAATTAAATGGATtgaatatgatttggaaaggtacacacctgtcaatgaactcagcaaaaaaataaacatcctctcacggtcaactgcgtttattttcagcaaacttaacatgtgtatgtgtaaatatttgtatgaacataacaatattcaacaactgagacataaactgaacaagttccacagacatgtgactaacataaatggaataatgtgtccctggggtcaaaatcaaaagtcaatatctggtgtggccaccagctgcattaagtgctgcagtgcatctcctcaagGACTGCACCAGATAtgccagttattgctgtgagatgttacctcactcttccactaaggcacctgcaagttcccggacatttctggggggaatggccctagccctcactctccgatccaacagagcccagacgtgctcaatgagattgagatccgggctcttcgctggccatggcagaacactgacattcctgtcttgtaggaaatcacacacagaacgagcagtatggctggtggcattgtcatgctggagggtcatgtcaggatgagcctgcaggaagggtaccacatgagggaggaggatgtcttccctgtaacgcacagcgtggagattgcctgcaatgaaaaCAAGCTCAATCCgacgatgctgtgacacaccgccccagaccatgacggaccctccggaccctcctggcaccatccctgaaGCATGGagcatggtgatggtgatggcagaatcatg
It encodes:
- the antkmt gene encoding adenine nucleotide translocase lysine N-methyltransferase, translating into MEEDSPEEFLAEFKEKHLGAWGIVQITAGTGLAVYAMWAGVLMPGFRKVPLRLQVPYLPASKKQVRNVMALLSGRHGNLVDLGSGDGRIVLEAHKHGFGPTVGYELNPWLVRLANFHAWRAGHYGKVSYRQEDLWKVDLTECKNVTVFLAPSVLSLLQEKMEAELPDDALVVAGRFPFTEWTPCRIEGDGVDRAWAYTMQAQRLPAGSAMLPVPKELKSPV